In one window of Juglans regia cultivar Chandler chromosome 3, Walnut 2.0, whole genome shotgun sequence DNA:
- the LOC108986286 gene encoding BTB/POZ domain-containing protein At3g08570, translated as MVSDSSFSSANRSPALKFCNSFTTRIFSDVAGDVTIVVDGESFLLHKFPLVARSGKIRKMIADAKDSNISKLELFDFPGGPQTFELAMKFCYGMNFEITSANVARLRCAAQYLEMTEDYREENLIERTEIYLNEVVVQSLEKSVEVLSTCEMLLPIAEVVGIPNRCVEAIAMNACKEQLVTGLSRLECESESTELKSVCLEWWVEDLSVLRIDFYHRVIYAMGRMGVRPDSIVASLLHYAQASLKGIEKCQIWNPARTKPTSGMVENDQKIIVETLVSLMPTENGSSIPLSFLFGMLRMAIMLNATIACKLELERRIALHLEMVSLDDMLIPSVRNGDSLFDVDTIHRILVNFLQRIEEEENEDCGYESEGMGSPSHDSVLKVGRLIDAYLAEIAPDPYLSLQKFIALIEILPEYARVIDDGIYRAIDIYLKAHPMLTENECKKLCKFIDCQKLSQDACNHAAQNDRLPVQMAVRVLYSEQVRLKNVISGSSGDGFLSQRISSGVPSAAMSPRDNYASLRRENRELKLEISRMRVRLSELEKEQMFMKQGMMDKAGNGKTFLTSLSRGIGRIGIFSGPGGGKRQKSGRKSQGKNGRSRRHSVS; from the exons ATGGTCTCCGACAGCTCCTTCTCGTCTGCCAACCGTTCTCCGGCTCTTAAGTTCTGCAACTCCTTTACTACTCg TATCTTTTCAGATGTTGCTGGGGACGTCACAATCGTGGTAGATGGAGAGTCATTTTTACTGCATAAG TTCCCCCTGGTGGCACGGAGTGGAAAGATTCGGAAAATGATTGCAGATGCCAAGGATTCGAACATTTCTAAATTGGAGCTCTTCGACTTCCCAGGTGGCCCCCAGACATTTGAGCTGGCCATGAAATTTTGTTATGGCATGAACTTTGAGATTACAAGTGCAAATGTTGCACGTCTGCGTTGTGCTGCACAGTACCTGGAAATGACTGAAGATTATCGAGAGGAAAATCTCATTGAACGAACAGAGATTTATCTGAATGAGGTCGTGGTTCAAAGTCTTGAAAAATCAGTTGAAGTCTTATCCACCTGTGAGATGCTACTTCCTATAGCAGAAGTGGTTGGAATTCCTAACAGATGTGTGGAGGCTATTGCTATGAATGCTTGCAAGGAACAACTGGTTACGGGTTTGTCTAGgttggagtgtgagagtgaatctACGGAGCTAAAGAGTGTTTGTCTTGAGTGGTGGGTTGAAGATCTCTCTGTCCTGAGGATTGACTTCTATCATAGAGTTATTTATGCCATGGGAAGAATGGGTGTTCGACCGGATAGCATTGTTGCATCTTTGCTTCATTATGCTCAAGCATCATTAAAAGGCATTGAGAAATGTCAAATATGGAATCCAGCAAGGACCAAACCAACTTCTGGCATGGTAGAAAATGACCAAAAGATAATTGTGGAAACTCTTGTAAGCCTAATGCCCACAGAGAACGGCTCTTCCATTCCTTtgagttttctttttgggaTGTTGAGGATGGCTATCATGCTGAATGCTACCATTGCATGCAAGCTTGAGCTTGAAAGGAGAATAGCTCTGCATTTGGAAATGGTTTCACTCGATGATATGCTTATCCCATCTGTCAGAAATGGGGATTCATTATTTGATGTTGATACGATTCATCGGATATTGGTGAATTTCTTGCAGCGtattgaagaggaagaaaatgaagactGTGGGTATGAATCAGAAGGCATGGGTTCACCAAGCCATGATTCTGTGTTAAAGGTAGGACGGCTTATTGATGCATATCTAGCAGAAATTGCTCCAGATCCTTATCTGAGTCTACAAAAATTCATTGCTTTGATTGAGATACTGCCTGAATATGCACGGGTCATCGATGATGGGATCTATAGAGCAATAGATATTTATTTGAAG GCTCATCCAATGCTAACCGAAAACGAGTGCAAGAAGCTCTGCAAGTTCATAGACTGCCAAAAACTCTCTCAAGATGCATGCAATCATGCTGCACAGAATGATCGACTCCCTGTACAGATGGCAGTGCGTGTCCTCTACTCAGAGCAGGTCCGTTTGAAGAATGTTATATCCGGGAGTTCTGGTGATGGTTTTCTGTCACAGAGAATCAGCAGTGGTGTCCCGAGTGCTGCCATGTCACCTCGAGATAATTATGCTTCTCTAaggagagaaaacagagaacTAAAGCTCGAGATTTCAAGAATGCGGGTGAGACTAAGTGAGTTGGAGAAAGAGCAGATGTTTATGAAACAAGGTATGATGGATAAAGCAGGGAATGGAAAAACTTTCTTGACCTCACTCTCTAGAGGGATTGGAAGGATTGGAATCTTTAGTGGTCCAGGAGGAGGAAAGCGGCAGAAATCAGGTCGAAAGTCTCAAGGGAAAAATGGAAGGAGTAGGAGGCATTCTGTTTCCTAG
- the LOC108986280 gene encoding protein RETICULATA-RELATED 3, chloroplastic-like, translating into MVVGMAQLQLRYSASSIPGQYQYCRNVSDDHRFGATSISFPFSSSSSQNCSLHPIHPKLSKPYILGGKSELPFAGGGDRNNGVGHGGGGGDNGGFSGDGNDFGDSSSSSGAGFGILGLFLNGWRSRVAADPQFPFKVLMEELVGVSACVLGDMASRPNFGLNELDFVFSTLVVGSILNFTLMYLLAPTLSASSPNLPSIFASCPTSHMFEPGAYTVFNRFGTFVYKGVVFAAVGFAAGLVGTVLSNGLISLRKKMDPNFETPNKAPPTLLNSLTWAAHMGISSNFRYQTLNGIEFVLAKGLPPLAFKSSVVVLRCLNNVLGGMSFVILARMTGSQSVEGAKPVAGEVGSVPEKEKLIDGAEQIQSNPSTCK; encoded by the coding sequence ATGGTGGTGGGCATGGCTCAGCTTCAGCTTCGTTACTCTGCTTCTTCTATTCCCGGGCAATACCAATACTGCCGCAACGTCTCCGATGATCATCGCTTTGGTGCTACTTctatttcttttcccttttcttcttcgTCATCTCAAAACTGCTCCCTTCATCCGATCCACCCCAAGCTCTCCAAACCCTACATCTTGGGTGGGAAATCCGAGCTTCCCTTCGCGGGAGGCGGCGATCGCAACAATGGGGTCGGACACGGCGGCGGTGGCGGCGATAATGGAGGCTTCAGTGGAGATGGGAATGATTTCGGAGATTCATCATCGTCTTCTGGGGCTGGTTTTGGGATTCTGGGTCTTTTCCTAAACGGATGGAGATCCAGGGTTGCGGCCGATCCCCAGTTCCCTTTCAAGGTTCTCATGGAGGAATTGGTGGGAGTCTCCGCTTGTGTTCTCGGGGACATGGCATCCCGTCCCAACTTCGGACTCAACGAGCTTGACTTTGTTTTCTCCACGCTGGTTGTCGGATCCATATTGAACTTCACTCTTATGTATCTTTTGGCACCAACCCTGTCTGCATCGTCCCCTAATCTCCCTTCCATCTTTGCCAGTTGTCCCACAAGCCATATGTTTGAACCGGGTGCTTATACCGTTTTCAATCGGTTTGGGACTTTTGTGTACAAAGGTGTAGTCTTTGCTGCGGTTGGGTTCGCCGCGGGGCTTGTGGGGACTGTCCTCTCAAACGGGTTGATCAGTCTAAGGAAGAAGATGGACCCCAATTTCGAGACCCCAAACAAGGCTCCTCCGACGCTTTTAAATTCACTCACTTGGGCCGCTCACATGGGTATTAGTAGCAACTTCAGGTACCAAACTTTGAATGGTATCGAGTTTGTGCTGGCCAAGGGGCTGCCTCCTTTGGCGTTCAAGTCCTCGGTGGTGGTTCTCAGATGCTTGAATAATGTTCTTGGAGGTATGTCATTTGTGATTCTGGCCAGGATGACGGGGTCACAGAGCGTTGAGGGAGCAAAGCCGGTTGCAGGAGAGGTTGGATCCGTCCCAGAGAAGGAGAAGTTGATTGATGGGGCTGAGCAAATCCAGAGCAATCCGTCGACTTGCAAGTGA
- the LOC108986255 gene encoding histone acetyltransferase TAP1 isoform X1, with translation MLTRNVAHPSSPCPLVSFDFHCQMSDRLLFPHNLNYGLHRGRRKHEGLRLRAGFWESIKSGFLKNNTAQIIETPSAPQEVEEPLPQEFVLTEKTEPNGAVEQIIFSSGGDVDLYDLQALCDKVGWPRRPLSKLAAALKNSYMVATLHSIKKSPGSEGSDQKKLIGMARATSDHAFNATIWDVLVDPSYQGQGLGKALVEMLIRALLQRDIGNITLFADSQVVEFYRNLGFEPDPEGIKGMFWYPKY, from the exons ATGCTAACCCGCAACGTAGCTCATCCTTCCTCTCC GTGCCCACTTGTTTCATTTGATTTCCATTGTCAAATGTCTGATAGGTTATTGTTTCCTCACAACCTAAACTATGGCCTTCACCGAG GACGAAGGAAGCATGAGGGTTTACGACTCAGGGCTGGGTTTTGGGAGTCCATTAAATCTGG CTTTTTAAAGAACAATACCGCACAAATCATTGAAACACCCTCTGCACCCCAGGAAGTGGAGGAACCTTTGCCTCAAGAGTTTGTTCTTACTGAGAAGACTGAACCGAATGGGGCAGTGGAACAAATAATATTCTCTTCAGGTGGAGATGTTGATTTGTATGATCTTCAAGCCCTATGTGATAAG GTGGGCTGGCCTCGGAGGCCACTGTCAAAATTAGCTGCAGCTTTGAAAAACAGCTACATGGTAGCCACACTGCATTCTATTAAGAAATCACCGGGATCAG AAGGGAGTGACCAAAAGAAGCTAATTGGAATGGCTCGTGCCACATCAGATCATGCCTTCAACGCTACAATTTGGGATGTCCTCGTTGATCCAAGCTACCAG GGACAAGGTCTTGGTAAGGCACTTGTTGAAATGCTAATAAGGGCTCTTCTGCAGAGGGATATTGGAAATATAACACTCTTTGCCGATAGTCAAG TTGTGGAGTTTTATCGGAATTTGGGTTTTGAACCTGATCCAGAGGGCATCAAAGGTATGTTTTGGTACCCGAAGTATTAA
- the LOC108986255 gene encoding probable acetyltransferase TAP2 isoform X2, whose translation MLTRNVAHPSSPLLFPHNLNYGLHRGRRKHEGLRLRAGFWESIKSGFLKNNTAQIIETPSAPQEVEEPLPQEFVLTEKTEPNGAVEQIIFSSGGDVDLYDLQALCDKVGWPRRPLSKLAAALKNSYMVATLHSIKKSPGSEGSDQKKLIGMARATSDHAFNATIWDVLVDPSYQGQGLGKALVEMLIRALLQRDIGNITLFADSQVVEFYRNLGFEPDPEGIKGMFWYPKY comes from the exons ATGCTAACCCGCAACGTAGCTCATCCTTCCTCTCC GTTATTGTTTCCTCACAACCTAAACTATGGCCTTCACCGAG GACGAAGGAAGCATGAGGGTTTACGACTCAGGGCTGGGTTTTGGGAGTCCATTAAATCTGG CTTTTTAAAGAACAATACCGCACAAATCATTGAAACACCCTCTGCACCCCAGGAAGTGGAGGAACCTTTGCCTCAAGAGTTTGTTCTTACTGAGAAGACTGAACCGAATGGGGCAGTGGAACAAATAATATTCTCTTCAGGTGGAGATGTTGATTTGTATGATCTTCAAGCCCTATGTGATAAG GTGGGCTGGCCTCGGAGGCCACTGTCAAAATTAGCTGCAGCTTTGAAAAACAGCTACATGGTAGCCACACTGCATTCTATTAAGAAATCACCGGGATCAG AAGGGAGTGACCAAAAGAAGCTAATTGGAATGGCTCGTGCCACATCAGATCATGCCTTCAACGCTACAATTTGGGATGTCCTCGTTGATCCAAGCTACCAG GGACAAGGTCTTGGTAAGGCACTTGTTGAAATGCTAATAAGGGCTCTTCTGCAGAGGGATATTGGAAATATAACACTCTTTGCCGATAGTCAAG TTGTGGAGTTTTATCGGAATTTGGGTTTTGAACCTGATCCAGAGGGCATCAAAGGTATGTTTTGGTACCCGAAGTATTAA